The genomic interval atttgtcccaaagctaaacagacaaggctaccctttcctttaagcacaataaaatctcattctccatttaatctattgcattgtgacatttggggtcctcataaaaccccaactcattttggaaaacgtttttttctcactatagtcgatgactatactagatgtacttggctatttcttatgaatcacaaatctgaaacccaacatctcttagagtcattcattacatttgcacaaaatcaatttcaggcatctattaaaaccatccgtgttgacaacggactggaatttatttcaatgtatgatttttttctcaaaaaaggtattgaatgtcaacgcacttgcgtttacactcctcaacaaaatggggtagtagaacgcaaacatagacatgttttaaacacaccacgagccctcctatttcagtccaatttaccattagaattttggggagaatgcgttttaaccgccacatatatcattaatcgcttgccatcacctttactaaaaaataaatcaccttttgagctactatataatcaaccaccttcactttctcacctaaaaacttttggttgcctttgttacgcaactgttgtttcacctaagcaaaaatttgatccgcgtgcccgacaatgcatcttcattggttatcctcacagtcaaaaagcatacaaattatttgatatagatgcaggcactttttttacaagtcgggatgtcatcttccatgaaagtgttttcccattctgccaacagtcacagacacaatcctcacctccattacaaggtattttgcccactattgacattgacttacccactcctgtccaacattcactcgatcaaccttcttctcttactcatcacaatgcacctgaacctccatcaaaccaacctttttctcctactcgtcacaatacacctgaacctccatcaaaccaaccctcttctcctactcgtcacaatgcacctgaacctccatcaaaccaaccttcttctcctactcgtcataatacacctgaacctccagtagaccaaccttcttctcccatgccaagaagtttaacacccattaccaaaccttctccaaccgaccttcctgttcgacgatccagtcgcacatcaacccaaccttcctggcttcaagactacgtaacgggatcccaaaccaatcattcgaccactgcccaagaccgacagaatggaaccaggtatcctatgcatcattttctttctaattcacgattttcttctacacatagtgcatatcttgctaacatcacagccaccaaagaacctcacacttatgctcaagctatccttgatccaaattggcaaaaagcaatggacgaagagctttccgccttgcagctaaatcaaacgtggaccttgacatcGTTACCCGCTGGacagaaacccatcggatgcaaatgggtttataaaataaagtacaactcagatggtagcgtcgacagatataaggcgcgccttgtcgcaaaggggtacactcagattgaaggtgtcgactattctgaaactttttcaccaacagcaaaattaacaactttgaggtgtctcctcaccattgcagcagccagaaattggtttactcaccagctagatgtgcaaaatgccttcttacatggcacattgcatgaaattatttacatggacttgccacccggacatcatcgacagggggagaacattgtatgtcgactcaacaaatccctttatggtctcaaacaagcatctcgaacatggttttcaacattttctcatgtgattaaatctgtaggatttcaacagtccaagacagattactctctattcacaagacaaaataactcatcatttactgcccttttgatttatgtggatgatattcttctgacaggaaatgatttgacagaaattcagcgtgttaaagattgtttattacaacaatttcgcattaaagatcttggagacctaaaatattttctagggattgaattttcccgttccaaagctggtatttacatgtcccaaagaaaatatgcgcttgatattttgcaggatacgggactcacaggtgctcgtccagacaaatttccaatggaacaatacctaaaactcacaccagacgatggagagttattaaaggatccagtcaaatacaggcgactcgtgggacgactgatatacctcacggttactcggcctgacatagtattttcggttcggaccctaagtcaatatatacaggatccacggaaacctcattgggatgccgcaattcgagtcctaaagtacatcaaaggatcaccaggacaaggattgttattgccatccgaaaacaatctgacattgacagcttattgcgactcagactggggaggttgtcagacaactcggagatcagtatctggatattgcatttttcttggttcatctattatctcatggaagtcaaaaaaacagacaaacgtatcaagatcatcagcggaagcagaataccgcgcaatggccaatacttgtttggagatagtttggttgcgatatctgttgcaggatttaaaggtgtcatgtaacttgccagttcaacttttctgtgacaatcaagcggcattacatatagcagcaaacccagtatttcatgaacgcacaaaacacattgagatagactgccacattgtgcgagaaaaattacaagctgggataatcagtccttcatatgtaccgacacagtatcagctcgcagatatttttacgaaggcattgggcaaggaacgatttttgacgctacgacacaagttgggggttcttgatcttcacctaccaacttgagggggagtattaaggaaataataattataaaattatatgcaattattgtatgcaatatttgacgatattgtaccaattatatgcaattaatttaataattatagaatctcatgattagtatcctacctaattagattgtaatttgggagagagaaactccctatatatttcctatacatgactgatgtaatatacacataagagaataagaaacatcttttcttcttaccatttttttatcattttcttatagattttacatttcaaattttctaaatttgttttCAGAATACATTTTGACCTCTTCCCTCCCCGTATTAGCTCTCTTTTTTCAATTAATCATTGAGTAAAAAAACCTCATtaaaatccatttttttttcttctagactttctagaaaaaaaataatctttaattatTTAGTGAAAAAACCTGGTATTCAAATTCCCATCATCTTTCTTCATTCATTTTtgtctattttctttttatattttgtgtttCAGATAAAGCATCAGAATAGAGATCTATTTTGctaactattaataataaatttgagtttttctaaGTTTATTAATGATTTATTTGGATATACTTCTTTATAAGAACTTATGTTAGATCGTGAGCCTCatgtttgattattaatttatcGATAGTTTGTGTATCTAATTTTATGAGGGAGTACAAGTCAAAGGATCTCAATCAATTAGACTTAATCATCTTTAATGACTTAATTAAGACAGAATCATGACTAAAGGTAAAGAGGTTACAATTCAGTCTATATATACCTGATTATACTCTACATAAAAGAACATCATCTAATATGATTATCTAATCATCATCTAATAAACACAGAGTACTCTCAACTcctatttttattatactagAGCTTGAAGGGAGACCACTAGGAGCTCATCCGAATGTCGACCGACCTCAATTTGACTAGAACAACTTCtaacaaagaaaaatagaactcttccataaatttaaaactgatttaaacataaattaaaataatttaaaatatatataattttctttttacaaATTAACTTTATTAGTAACTATTATATCCATATGAAAACCACGTGTTctagtttttgaaaatattttcaaatccaGTAAAATAAAAGGGTCTAAAAGCACAATAATGATTCACTCTCAACTATAAAAGAATCCCCCCCAAAAGGGTATTTGAATTATCATTTTGATCATTAAGTTGTATCTGAACATTAATTGCATCTTAGGAAATGTCTGTTCCAATTTCCTGTTtgacaattaaattaaaatatcctGTAAGATTAACACTAAGGCTATTTGTTTATACATGTAAAGTAATCAAGGATGCTAGAACATGAAGTCTTTGCAGTCACAGATTTTAGAAACTTTTCTTGCCTATTCTTTGTTGGTTCATCTGGCGAACCTCATCTTAAAGCCTAAGGTTGAGGAATTTCATCTGTTACTCAAGGGTGAAGTTATATTTCACTCTTTCAATTTTTTGGATTGAATACTTGAGCTCCTGTTGGATGTTCAACCTTGAAGGAGATAATACGATGTCTTTCCATACTGATCCAGCATCACAAGCTGGGTTGGGGTGCTTGTAAAGTTCATAGATGGAGTTGGCCTTTTCGTTCAACTTGGCAAGCCTCTTCAAACAGTCGAATTCATCTGGATCAACGAGTAGTGTCTTGTCTCTATCTTTCCATCCTATCAACTTTACAACAATTATGAGGTCAGTAACACTAACAGATGTTGAAGACACACTAAATTAGCATCCATAAAGACCTTATTAATGAAATGATCTTCCAAATTTTGACTTAATCTCCATAAGAAGAGGGAAATGTGTACCTTGGCTGGACCTTCCAATGCGTTTGTGAAGTATAGTCGTGCATTATCTACTAGTTGACAGTAAGTCATAAATGCCTCAGCAAATCTCTTGTGTGATTTCAACTGTGAGTTTACTCTCACTGCTCTTCTGCACATGATAGCTCTCCTGTTTACATTCAAATTTAGTTGTTAATCTCAAAACTGAAACATTTTTCAATTGTTATTGGTAAGAATGTGAAATTGAAAAGTTGAATATGACCTTATTCCTCTAACGACTGCAAGATAAGCATCACATACTACACCAACCAGCTCTATCCTATATGGTTTTCGCTTTTTGCCTTCAACTTGTTCAGGCTCTACGCCCTGAATTCTTTCCCAATAGTTTTCAATTACAGTTCCATCATCCTTTACCCTATAGCCAGCTCCCATGCGGTAACGGCGACGGTGAACATTCCTAGCCATTGTAATTGTCTGCACAACAAATGGCACCCAGGAGAGTGTGCCGTCCATAATCACGTCTCGTCCTTCATTTAATGCTGTAACTAGGAGTGATGAGGCGGCATCTGTGGATGATTGGTGTACCTGTTtggaaaaaatcaaacaatccaACACAAATGTGAAGTGGTGCTAGCTAGATTCAATCATTTTGGACTTAAAACAGTCACCATTTCGTAAGAGTTGGAATTGAATAATGCTACACTAATATCTACTAATTCCTACTCATCGAGCTACAAAATTAATGAGTCTCAACCAGTTCTGCTGTTTGAATCATGTCATGGTGACCTCTTGAGCTAAGGGCCTTGTAGATGACATCTGATTCTTTGAAGGCATCTGCCTCAATGACTACGGCATTCCCAGCTGCTCCTGCCCAAAAAGGTCTGTTCAAAATTCATTTACAAAGAAACGTCATTAGGTCATTCTCGTTTATTCATATGAATTAAAACCTACTGGTAGCACAAATTATGGTAGAAACAGGTAAACAAACATATACACGCACttcatttatcatatttttatgaACACATACCTCATTTACCTAGATAACCATGTTTATGGACTTACTCTTTAAACGCATGGATGTGCACTGAAGTTCAAAATATTGGTGGTTTTCTTCAATATAAAGAATTAAAGCTCGTTTAAttattttctcactcttttttgttttgttttcaagattggtttctaaattacaCGATTGAGAATCTGTTTCTCTATTAACATATATTCACTCCAATTCAAGACTATCCGAATAGAACAACGAATCGAGGAGTTCGATGGTCTTTAACTATATCttgattttaacaaaaaaaaattctgcGAAGTTTTGGCAATTATTTCCAAAGCAAGTTCAAAATCTCGGAAACAAAATCAGTtagaaaatgtttttcttaGAGTACTTTGTTCATGAGCAAATTTTTGAGAAGCAGAATGTGCTCAATATATATACAAACATTTTCAAATTTGCCTAGGGCACAAGCAttttagaaagaaaacaaaattgtttctgAAACACTAAACAAACAAGGTCTTACACTTACTCTTTGAGAATATCCTTGAGCACGGTGCTCTTGCCAGCTCCCATGCCTCCACCCATTAGAAGGAGCACTGGACTCCTATCGCTATGAGCTACTGGTGCCATCACCTCTGTACATTGAGAGTCATCAGTTGTAGCAATTCCCATCGCTTTCATTTCTTCCACTAATGTATTAAAAACTCTAGCCACCTTCAGATTCTTGGCAAGTCTCTCGAACCTTTGTTCCCTGTATAATTGAGCAATATTTTCCTGAGAAAAAATTTAAGCTGAAGCAACCCTTTTGAAGATAATTGCAGGTTCTCTAAAAACAATGATAATTGTAAATCATTTAACTATCAAATATCCATCTCTGGAACTACTAAGCGACACCAATATTTAAGGGGATAGAGAATAAAATCTTCTTGTTTCattaacttataaaatttaactCTGTAATTTGCATCACTGCATAAGATGAATGTATGAATTCATGAAAAAGGTGAGGTCACAAGAAACGGAGAGTTCATGACAAGTAAATTCTGAGTATATCGGTTCCTGTTCCAAAACACACGATCCCAATCTCATTTTCAAGTGGTTTATCTAGTGTTCTTAGAAAACAATCCCAATAATACACACCTAGTTGCTGCCATAACTATGCTCTTGAGCCTCTTTTTTGGCTCATTTTCCGAGCTCAACACCTGCATATTAAGCAAAAGAAGAACATGGTTTTACCGAGTATTGTACACACAAGCCACTTTAGATTAATTATTAAATGACTTAGCACCCCAATACCTGACTCATAATTGTGTCACCGTAGTTCCAATGGAATGCTAAGTAACTAAGAATGCATCTCTCAAACTCCTCTACCAGCTTCACATAAAGTGAATCGGCATCTGGTTCATTCTCAAAAAAGGCGTATATATCATCTTCAAATCCCTCGTATTTCCTTATGTATTCAGAAGCTAATCTACATAGATGGGGACAAAATCTTCTGTCATTGAACCCCATTTGCCTAGCTGCACCACATCAGAGAACCTTGAATAAGGAAAATGCTGAATATAGTTGGAAACTGTTTGCATTAAACCATACCATGTGCATAATAAAGCATATTTCATTCAAGCCCGTTGTTATTGCTTTAGAAAACAACATAACATTTGcaacataatttcaaaatgaTACATGTTTGTGGATCCATGTATATAACggaaaagaaattgaaaaacatatattattaCCTACGTAATGGGAGAATCTTTCAAGCTTTGGGACGTGACTTGCGCGTGACAATCTTATACGTGGGATGATCTTTCGATCTCTAGTTTGTTTCAGACGATAATGAAAAACCACGATAAACAACAACCCAACAGAAAGGGCTACGATGATTTGTGTAAATCTGGGTTCGACATCATAATCTGAACAAGTTTGAGGTGGGTGAAAACCATCGTAATTTTATTCACATTGCATCaggaatatttttatagatAAACAGTGATAAAAGTATATAAAACAAATCAACTACAAGATGCGCATGAGActttagtttttttcttttattttttgagtTTACCTTTCTGCATATCTCCCATAAATCAAAGACCCAGAGACCACAGAGCTGCGATGAAGGAGAGTTTTTGTGTCTTTTGACTTTATCTTTTTCTGAAGATTGTATTCTGTAGTTGTTTGATGAACTTCTTCATTTCTCTGGCCTTTGTCATTGGACATTAATAGTTATACACAACATATTTTTTCAACACACATCTTTAAATATAAGTTTATAAAAAACTCATGAAATTAtccaaattaaaattttatataataagttttattcataattctacaagttttaataaatattaattaaaaacaaaaatgccGTCAAAATTGTCTTGTTATCCTGTTCATGATTATATTGTTTGGAATAGATAATAAAATTGACATGTGAAAGCAAAATTGTCTATGGGTCATGCgcataaaagaaaaatgtttccTCCTTATTGGACTAATATAAAAAGTTATCTTAATTTTCATACAGATACAAAAAATTTAGGTTAattcctatatatatatatatcatatatcATATAATGAAAAGCTAATTAACTCATATCTACTTTAAAAGATAATCAAAACTCGGTCTCTAAGAACtaaaatatatcatatatgcccctttttttcataataaaaggGTAACACTATTTGAGCagtttaattttcatatatgatattttaatacaaaaattaatcCTAAAGATTTTGTTTAATGGATTCacactttcatatttttttcgaCTTAGGCTTAGCTTTGtaatgatataatttaaaagaaaatacacaCATGCAAAATATACACGAACAGACAcaaattttaaagtaattaagaaattaatatatttgaCGTAAATAATTTGAGAATATATATAAAGCACATTAATATGCATGTGAGTGTCAGCTTTTCTGCTTCCGGAGAAGCCATTTTCCTCAAGTGTACGTTGTTATTATGTAAAAGCAACTTGCTTCGCATTCAATCTGATTTTGTGACCATTGGAGCTTGCTTTTGGATAACCGTACAAACTTCTTTCCTTTTCATTTGTACCAAAAGAAAACGATGAAACAGATGAATCCAATAGGGATTTGATCTACTGCAACCACGTAAGGCCATGAATCAAGTTTTGATCAACATATGGTTCCTAATATCACCATAACTTCGATTACATTCAATGTATACAATGAACTTGTACTCAAGAGTCTGGGGTAATGCGAATTGATTTATcggtttatttttatttaaaaccacaaagttatacaaaatattttttttcattctttcttgtaaaaaatataaatatatattagtattttaatttaaatcacaAATACTCgtaaattaaattctaaattattgaTTGCAgtgaaataatttaatatatacactacaagaaaatcataaaataaaaactaatttttagaaaaaaataataattaattattatagtgactaaattagagaccattttagagattaaaaaaattttggtttttaaattagtttctattattaaatggtttctagATTGATGtgtaattagcaaccaaggtttttgctaccaattaaatttggtagcaaaaaccttggttgctaattagataccaatttaaaaatcatttaacaataatagaaactaatttaaaaaccaaaaaattgtttagtctctaaaatggtttttaatttagtcactataacaactaattatttttttatctaaaattgatttgtatttcatgattttcttgtagtgattcaAATAATATTGATTGTGATAAAACATTCGAAATAGAACACAATTTActgtaataattaatttaaagaagaaaaaaaattagtctgaataaattatatattattttataaactaaaaaattattaatatttaaaaaatttctattaataataaaaaaaattataaaatagtttctaaattaatattaaggATGAAGtatcaatattttaactattaacattttatatactaaattaattttaaattttaaattttaaattaaaaaaatttaatttagagttaaaaatatttgtagctaaaatattaatagttaatattaaatttaaaaactattttataattttttattaataataagaactattttaaataatcataattttttagtttataaaataatatttaaccagattaattattttttatttttaaaattaattattattaaattattttttttagtaattccTCATCATTTGAAAGATAAAGAATTTACGAAGCTAAGGCGAGTATAGgccaaaataaattatcaatgtaaaatttgataataattGGCTATAACCacgttgctattttctttttctaatccAATACCTAATAAGGCATATGTAACCATTTCAATATTAATGgcttttttattagaaaaaaacttTCAATCTTAATCcctaaactattttatattaatattctaATTGAATTTTCTTGTAACATCTATTGTAGTGGCATCCTTCATTCTTATTCAGATTGGAATTGCGACTGTGTTCTTGCAAAGGGTTAAGAAACTGTTCTCATTTCAGCAAAATGTGTAGACTTTTCAGATTCTCTGGCTTCTCGGTCTCTATTATCTGGTTGGTCTTTTGGTCCACTTCTTTGACTTTATGTTGGGCTAAATGACAAACTCACTTGATTGGGCTGGATCCACTAAATCTCTTAGCTTCTCCACTCTATCTCTTTTCATGGTtgggtgtgtgtacctgcaaggcgctccAATGCGAAAGTCAGAATCagttttatataattatcaGATAAATTCACTCTACCTCTTAGATTGATGACCTATTTATAGTGTTCTATTATTGGGTCCAAAACCTATTTAGGCTTTTCTTTTTGtacctaatattttttaaatacacaCTTGTTAATTTAGACCATGTTATTATGGATTTTGCTATATTAaccaattataattttatttatttacattttttacaCCCAACCTTTCGGCCTACTCTTTCGGTTGATCATTCGGCCCAGCAGTACAACAACCTTTAGGTTTACCATTGTCATCTTGAAGGTGTAATTTGTCCTTCCATTTTCATTTGCTCCTTGATGAATTTCTTAGTTGTGTACCAGCTTCCACCTCTCCATCCAAAGCCATACATGTATATCTGTTAAAGTGAGAACTTATATATAAGAggaaattaaaatgtttaaatacacTTATCGCAAAAGAAAATTTGGATcatcaaaaaataattaatattaaaaaatatggtgtgtgataaaatattttttgggtTGTTCAGACCAGTTGTTTCTCTCTtggttttcttttgttttttgggACTTGCCTTAGTTTAAGAGGCTCATATATTTTTCTCACTCATGAAGCTCTTTTTAATAAATGTTGTAATGTTGAACCTTATAGATGAATGAATATAGGTTTTCTATTGTTTCTACTCTTTTTCTTCCTACTCTGCCCTATTCTGGGTTTTGCATGTCTAAAAATATGGGCTTCTTCTTCTACGACTTTTCTTATTACACTATGCAAGTTTCTCTTTTGTCAGTTTCGATCATAGTGAAAGCTTCGTCAATCAATTCaccattttttataatatggtatcaaagtttTTTATTGAAGAACTCTATTGTGCACTATGATATTTTCTCCATCGTCTTATGGTTCTTTCTTGTTTTAAGAATCTAACTTTTCTTTCTTTCGTTTCTTTCATATACGGGAGAGAAACAATCATATAAAACATACATTTCTCTACTTCTTAATGAGAATCATGCGGTTTTCTACGTCTCGTTGGTCCTTGATCCTACCAACTATCATTCTTGGAGCAAATTAGTGATGCCAACTTTGagcatgaaaaataaaatagagttTATTCTTGGCACACATGTCTGACCGAGAAACATCCAACCTTTTCGGCGTGAAATTGTGCAACAATATGGTTGTATCTTGGCTAGTACACTCTGTCCTTATTCCTATTATGCAAAGTATTATATGGGTGATTTTGGCTACAAATATTGGGAATGACCTAAAAAACAAGGTATTCTCAAGACGATCTTTCTAAAAATTTTGATCTGCAAATGGAAGTGGCCATTTTGAGTCAGGCAGATCAAGTTGTTGCTGAGTACAAAACTTAGAATAATTTGAGATGAGATAGAGAAATTTATACCCAATTGTGCTTGTACTTGTAAAACAAAATGTTCTTATTTTGTTGCGTCTACTATTAGTCAGAGAAAACGTGAGGACCAAACTATGCAGTTTCTTCGAGGTTAAATGATCaatatcataatatataatctcaTGTACTTCTTATGAAACCCATACCACCTATAACAAAGATTTTCCCCTTATGGCTCAATAAAAACGTCAATTGGTAAGTAATGTGTTGATCACTAATGTTAATAGTTGTAATTCCACTTTTGTTACTTGCACTTTTTGTGAAAAAGTTGGTCACACTGAGAATGTTTTCTATCGGAAGAAGGGTTTTCCTAGTAAAGATAGTAGGTCTTATAAGTCtaacaatataataaaaaaattgtactcATTTTGGGATGAGTGACATACCATATAACATTGTTACAAAAAGAGTGGGTATCCCggattataaattatgtaatggTAAATCCACTCAAGTAAATAATGTTGTTGCCATTAATGAAATCTTTTCTGAAAAATGCAAAAGGGCAGGAAGATGGAGATATTTGTCTCTCACACCTTTACAATATCAAATTCTTTTGGATATCAAACAGAATGTGAACAACAACGCCACGGGTAACATTCTTactttgaataatttaaaacatgctaaaaaaatttggattttaGATTAGAAACAACTAATCATGTTTAGCTTTCCGTATCTAAATTTATctcttataattttattaaaattgttctTATAAACTTACCCAATGAACATAATGTGTTTGTTAATTTGTTTGGAATGGTTGTTTTCAATCATAAATTCTATCTCAATGCATGTTAGCTCACAATCTTTAATGCTTGCATATCGATATTACTTCATATtgcaaaaggttttaaatcctACATTCATGTCCACCCTCCATATGGCCTAATTTCCTCTGTCTAAACTCTAAACTGTGTATGGAAAATGTGATTCATATTGTATATTCTTGTCATGTTTTTCTCAGCTGTAGAATGGTATGTTTGAGGATATGTCCATTACATTTTGTTGATATATGTTTGATGCTTCTGATTTTGCATATTCTTTTTAATATCCCCtcattatttctttccttagtATTTTCTTCTCATGCAAACAAATATGCAATATTCGTTCTTGCAAAATGTCAAAACCCACTCAGTCAAAGTAATAAAGTGTGTATGGGTGTGGTCCATATCCCAAATCTTTTCATGTTTTTCAAAGTTGTAGAGTGTAGTGTCTACTACAAAAGTTttacatagaaaaaaaaaatcaaatctaaATTCGGGGTAGGTAAAGTTATATATAAAACCAAATCCGTTAGAAAATTACTATACCACaccaatttatttattattatgtttattattatttacattattattgttagaaagtggactttaagcctaactcaaccccataaaaccggttcatagggttgaggtttgcacccatttatatacaatgaaaaactctaatctctagtcgatgtgggatctccaacaattattgttattgttcTTACCGAAAATTGACTGAG from Phaseolus vulgaris cultivar G19833 chromosome 1, P. vulgaris v2.0, whole genome shotgun sequence carries:
- the LOC137814273 gene encoding calmodulin calcium-dependent NAD kinase-like, with the protein product MGDMQKDYDVEPRFTQIIVALSVGLLFIVVFHYRLKQTRDRKIIPRIRLSRASHVPKLERFSHYVARQMGFNDRRFCPHLCRLASEYIRKYEGFEDDIYAFFENEPDADSLYVKLVEEFERCILSYLAFHWNYGDTIMSQVLSSENEPKKRLKSIVMAATREQRFERLAKNLKVARVFNTLVEEMKAMGIATTDDSQCTEVMAPVAHSDRSPVLLLMGGGMGAGKSTVLKDILKEPFWAGAAGNAVVIEADAFKESDVIYKALSSRGHHDMIQTAELVHQSSTDAASSLLVTALNEGRDVIMDGTLSWVPFVVQTITMARNVHRRRYRMGAGYRVKDDGTVIENYWERIQGVEPEQVEGKKRKPYRIELVGVVCDAYLAVVRGIRRAIMCRRAVRVNSQLKSHKRFAEAFMTYCQLVDNARLYFTNALEGPAKLIGWKDRDKTLLVDPDEFDCLKRLAKLNEKANSIYELYKHPNPACDAGSVWKDIVLSPSRLNIQQELKYSIQKIERVKYNFTLE